The window ATCCACCGCATGGAAGGGCAGGCGAGCATGTCCGCTGAAATGGGTGTCATACGCACCTATATCGAGACATTGCTTGAGCTTCCGTGGATGATTTCCTCGGAGGACAATATCGATATCAAGGCGGCGGAAGCAGTCTTGAACGAGGATCACTACGGACTCAAGAAGGTCAAGGAGCGCATCCTCGAATACCTCGCCGTCCACCAGCTCACGAAGGAGCAGCATGCGCCGATCCTGTGCCTCGTAGGCCCGCCGGGCGTTGGCAAGACGTCTCTGGCAAGCTCCGTGGCGCGGGCGACGGACAGGAAATTCGTGCGTGCGTCTCTGGGCGGCATCCGTGACGAGGCGGAGATTCGCGGACATCGCCGCACCTACGTCGGTGCAATGCCGGGACGCATCATGGAAGGGCTGCGCAAGGCGGGCACGAAGAATCCCGTATTCCTGCTCGACGAAGTGGACAAGATCGCCATGGACTACAAGGGCGATCCGTCGGCGGCGCTCCTCGAAGTGCTTGATCCCGCGCAGAACACGACGTTCAGCGATCATTACGTCGAGCTTCCCTTCGATCTCTCCGAGGTTCTTTGGATCGTCACGGCGAACAGTCTCGCGAATATCCCGCGCGCCCTGCGCGACCGCATGGAGATCATCACGCTGTCGAGCTACACGGAGCAGGAGAAGCTTGAGATCGCCAAGCGCTATCTCGTCGGACGCCAACGCACGGCGAACGGCCTGAAGGCGCGTGACCTGCAATTCGGCGAAGGCGTCATTGAGAAGATGATCGTCGAGTACACGCGCGAATCGGGCGTGCGCGAGCTTGAGCGCACGATCGGCCATGTATGCCGCAAGGCGGCACGGCTCATCGTCGAGGGAGAGAAGAAGTCTGTGCGCGTGACGAAGAAGAATATCAGAAACTTCTTGGAGCGCCCGAAGTTTCTCAGGAAGAAGGCGGAGAAGAAGCCCGAAGTCGGCGTGGCGACGGGTATGGCATGGACGGAGGTCGGCGGCGACATCCTGCCGACGGAGGTCACGGTGCTCGCGGGCAAGGGCAAGCTGATTTTGACGGGTCAGCTCGGCGACGTCATGCAGGAGTCGGCGCGCGCGGGGCTTTCCTACATTCGCAGCCGGCAGGAGAAATTCGGCATAGACGGCGACTTCTACGAGAAGCGCGACATCCACATTCATCTGCCTGAGGGCGCGATTCCGAAGGACGGGCCGTCGGCGGGCATCACGATGGCGACGGCGATGATTTCGGCGCTGACGGGGCGAAAGGTCAGAAGTGACGTCGCCATGACGGGTGAGATCACGCTGCGCGGACGCGTGCTCGCCATCGGCGGGTTGAAAGAAAAGGTCTTGGCGGCGTACCGCGAAGGCATGACGCGCATCGTGCTGCCGAAGGAGAATGAGCGCGATATCGAAGACATTCCGCAGGAGGTGCGCGAAAAGCTCGCCTTCGTGCCCGTGGAAACGATGGACGAGGTTCTTGCTGAGGCGCTCGTGCCGCAAAAGGGGGGCGCACATGCCAGATAGGGTCACGATCACGCAGGGCAAGTACATTGCCTCCGCCGTAAAGAAGGAACAGTACCCCGAAGTGCGTCGCAGGGAGATCGTCTTCATCGGACGCTCGAACGTCGGCAAGTCGTCGCTCATCAACTCGCTTGCACGCACGAAAAATCTCGCTCGCGTCTCGGGACAGCCCGGCAAGACACAGACGATCAACTTCTACGAGCTTGGCGCGAAGATCGAGGGGGAAGACGAGCGGCGCGACTTCTACCTCGTCGATCTGCCGGGCTACGGTTATGCGCGCACGGCGAAGAAGAACCGCAAGATTTGGTCGCGTTTCATCGAGGCGTACCTGCTGCAAAGCGAGGACTTGCAGTTCGTTTGCCAACTTATGGACATCCGCCACGAACCCATGGCTTCGGATATTGAGATGTTCCAATGGCTGGTGGCGAAGGGACTGCCCGTGCTCGTCATAGCGACGAAGGCGGACAAGCTGAGCCGCAATGAGCAGAAGAAGAGCATCGCTGCCATGCGAAAG of the Selenomonas sputigena genome contains:
- the lon gene encoding endopeptidase La gives rise to the protein MSEIRKLPLLPLRGMIVFPFMIIHLDVGRERSVAALEEAMVRDRQILLVAQKNAETDEPGEKDLYDVGTIAEVRQLLKLPGGALRVLVEGQKRAAIEAYEELETFAEVTVVEYAEVVEESMEMEALTRAVVHEFEQWVKLSKKIPAETLVSVAILDDAGRLGDLIASHLSLKVEDRQALLEQVNIKNRMELLYKILARELEVLEMERKIGMRVRKQMEKIQKDYYLREQIKAIQKELGDEDDKAADIEAYRKKLAEGGYPEDVQKTIEKEIHRMEGQASMSAEMGVIRTYIETLLELPWMISSEDNIDIKAAEAVLNEDHYGLKKVKERILEYLAVHQLTKEQHAPILCLVGPPGVGKTSLASSVARATDRKFVRASLGGIRDEAEIRGHRRTYVGAMPGRIMEGLRKAGTKNPVFLLDEVDKIAMDYKGDPSAALLEVLDPAQNTTFSDHYVELPFDLSEVLWIVTANSLANIPRALRDRMEIITLSSYTEQEKLEIAKRYLVGRQRTANGLKARDLQFGEGVIEKMIVEYTRESGVRELERTIGHVCRKAARLIVEGEKKSVRVTKKNIRNFLERPKFLRKKAEKKPEVGVATGMAWTEVGGDILPTEVTVLAGKGKLILTGQLGDVMQESARAGLSYIRSRQEKFGIDGDFYEKRDIHIHLPEGAIPKDGPSAGITMATAMISALTGRKVRSDVAMTGEITLRGRVLAIGGLKEKVLAAYREGMTRIVLPKENERDIEDIPQEVREKLAFVPVETMDEVLAEALVPQKGGAHAR
- the yihA gene encoding ribosome biogenesis GTP-binding protein YihA/YsxC produces the protein MPDRVTITQGKYIASAVKKEQYPEVRRREIVFIGRSNVGKSSLINSLARTKNLARVSGQPGKTQTINFYELGAKIEGEDERRDFYLVDLPGYGYARTAKKNRKIWSRFIEAYLLQSEDLQFVCQLMDIRHEPMASDIEMFQWLVAKGLPVLVIATKADKLSRNEQKKSIAAMRKALGVAELDILPYSSVKNEGRSELLDAIANVLIE